One window from the genome of Haloprofundus halobius encodes:
- a CDS encoding nuclear transport factor 2 family protein, whose protein sequence is MSDADPNAVVREYYDLVDAGQYDDLVALFSEGVRYERPGQEAIEGRDALLAFYEKGRPLEDGSHEVHDVVVDGDTAAVRGTFTGRQNGDDVTFGFADFHVFEGGEIARRYTFTDRDEV, encoded by the coding sequence ATGAGCGACGCAGACCCGAACGCAGTCGTCCGAGAGTACTACGACCTCGTCGACGCCGGTCAGTACGACGATCTGGTCGCCCTGTTCTCCGAGGGCGTCCGCTACGAGCGACCCGGACAGGAGGCAATCGAGGGCCGAGACGCCCTGCTGGCGTTTTACGAGAAGGGACGGCCGCTGGAGGACGGCAGCCACGAGGTGCACGACGTCGTCGTCGACGGCGACACCGCGGCGGTTCGAGGCACGTTCACCGGGCGGCAGAACGGCGACGACGTGACGTTCGGCTTCGCCGACTTCCACGTGTTTGAGGGCGGCGAAATCGCGCGGCGTTACACGTTCACCGACCGCGACGAGGTGTGA
- a CDS encoding long-chain-fatty-acid--CoA ligase codes for MEKPLLATDFLDRARRHYGDEEAVVSTTGERYTYAELGERADGWAAALQSQGVEKGDRVAVLDPNTHYHLAAAYGSMQLGAIHTPLNYRLVPSDFEYILNDAGVKAIFADHEYAEKIEAIRDSIPTELFVTDDPDAVEGRWESFDDLVAESTEYDRPEMDESDVVTINYTSGTTGDPKGVCRTHRTETLHAYLVSIHQELRDDDVYLWTLPMFHVNGWGHIFSVTGMGAKHVCTRGVDAGDIFDAIHEEGVSYFCAAPTVLNMLQEHYAEHEPETMAEKPIRVATAGAAPPEATIRTVEDEFGWYLKHVYGATETGPLITTSDARRFFDQNASDRFAVKKTQGIGYLGTEVRVVDEDGEDVPQDGETIGEIVVRGNQVMDGYWEKPEATEEAFTDRVEGYYHMGDLATVDGNGFVTIQDRKKDIIISGGENISSIELEDALFEHGAVGDVAVIPAPSEKWGETPKAFVVPANGDPENPETTSDELVAFLRERIATYKVPGEIEFVAELPTTATGKVQKYELREREWDEEDRMVGEG; via the coding sequence ATGGAGAAACCACTACTGGCGACGGACTTTCTGGACCGCGCCCGACGACACTACGGCGACGAGGAGGCCGTGGTGTCGACGACGGGTGAACGCTACACGTACGCCGAGTTGGGCGAGCGCGCCGACGGTTGGGCGGCGGCGCTGCAGTCCCAGGGTGTCGAGAAGGGCGACCGAGTGGCGGTGTTGGACCCGAACACCCACTACCATCTGGCGGCCGCCTACGGGTCGATGCAACTCGGCGCGATTCACACGCCGCTGAACTACCGTCTCGTTCCCTCGGACTTCGAGTACATCCTGAACGACGCGGGCGTGAAAGCCATCTTCGCCGACCACGAGTACGCCGAGAAGATAGAGGCGATTCGCGACTCGATTCCCACGGAGCTGTTCGTCACCGACGACCCCGACGCGGTGGAAGGCCGATGGGAGTCGTTCGACGACCTCGTCGCCGAGTCGACAGAGTACGACCGCCCCGAGATGGACGAATCGGACGTCGTCACCATCAACTACACCTCGGGGACGACGGGCGACCCGAAGGGCGTCTGTCGCACCCACCGGACCGAGACGCTGCACGCGTATCTCGTCTCGATTCACCAGGAACTCCGCGACGACGACGTCTACCTGTGGACGCTGCCGATGTTCCACGTCAACGGGTGGGGCCACATCTTCTCGGTGACGGGGATGGGCGCGAAACACGTCTGCACGCGCGGCGTCGACGCCGGCGACATCTTCGACGCCATCCACGAGGAGGGCGTCTCGTACTTCTGCGCCGCGCCGACGGTGCTCAACATGCTCCAGGAGCACTACGCCGAACACGAACCGGAGACCATGGCCGAAAAACCGATTCGCGTGGCGACGGCGGGGGCCGCGCCGCCGGAGGCGACCATCCGCACGGTCGAAGACGAGTTCGGCTGGTACCTCAAACACGTCTACGGGGCGACGGAGACCGGTCCGCTCATCACCACCTCCGACGCCCGGCGCTTCTTCGACCAGAACGCCTCCGACCGCTTCGCCGTCAAGAAGACGCAGGGCATCGGCTATCTGGGCACCGAGGTCCGCGTCGTCGACGAGGACGGCGAGGACGTCCCACAGGACGGTGAGACCATCGGCGAAATCGTCGTCCGCGGCAACCAGGTGATGGACGGTTACTGGGAGAAACCCGAGGCCACCGAGGAGGCGTTCACCGACCGCGTCGAGGGCTACTACCACATGGGTGACCTCGCAACCGTCGACGGGAACGGCTTCGTCACCATCCAGGACAGAAAGAAGGACATCATCATCTCCGGCGGCGAGAACATCTCCAGCATCGAACTGGAGGACGCGCTGTTCGAACACGGCGCCGTCGGCGACGTCGCCGTCATCCCCGCGCCGAGCGAGAAGTGGGGCGAGACGCCGAAAGCGTTCGTCGTCCCCGCCAACGGCGACCCGGAGAACCCGGAGACGACGAGCGACGAGCTGGTCGCCTTCCTCCGCGAGCGCATCGCGACGTACAAGGTTCCCGGCGAAATCGAGTTCGTCGCCGAGTTGCCGACGACGGCGACGGGCAAGGTTCAGAAGTACGAACTCCGCGAGCGCGAGTGGGACGAGGAAGACCGGATGGTCGGCGAGGGGTAG
- a CDS encoding DUF7576 family protein encodes MAPEREAVRCANCDRDLSLHERHVRVTLIEDDFGDAARRYLCNESCLNEWVGETERSER; translated from the coding sequence CTGGCACCCGAACGGGAAGCCGTCCGATGCGCTAACTGCGACCGCGACCTCTCGCTGCACGAGCGCCACGTCCGCGTCACGCTGATCGAAGACGATTTCGGCGACGCCGCTCGCCGGTATCTCTGTAACGAGTCCTGTCTCAACGAGTGGGTCGGAGAGACGGAGCGAAGCGAGCGGTGA
- a CDS encoding universal stress protein, giving the protein MYERILVPTDGSAVAEVAVSHAVDLAERYGAEIHALYVVDIDAVNLGLGTEQVDRIRQGHLGEMEELESRATKATGIVAAAARDRGIDVVEETRVGRPHKIIANYAENEDIDLVVIGSHGRAGVSRALLGSVTERVLRSTHLPVLVVDRQGEA; this is encoded by the coding sequence ATGTACGAACGCATCCTCGTGCCGACCGACGGAAGCGCCGTCGCCGAGGTGGCGGTGAGCCACGCAGTCGACCTCGCCGAGCGCTACGGCGCCGAGATTCACGCGCTGTACGTCGTCGATATCGACGCGGTCAACCTCGGTCTCGGCACCGAACAGGTCGACCGTATCCGACAGGGCCACCTCGGCGAGATGGAGGAACTCGAATCCAGAGCGACGAAGGCGACCGGTATCGTCGCCGCCGCGGCCCGTGACCGCGGTATCGACGTCGTCGAGGAGACGCGCGTCGGACGTCCGCACAAGATCATCGCCAACTACGCCGAAAACGAAGATATCGACCTCGTCGTGATAGGCAGTCACGGGCGGGCGGGCGTCAGTCGCGCACTACTCGGAAGCGTCACCGAGCGGGTGCTGCGGTCGACGCATCTACCCGTCCTCGTCGTCGACAGACAGGGCGAGGCGTGA
- a CDS encoding VC_2705 family sodium/solute symporter, with the protein MISALVLQSGLLPEGLNVSFKLAPAIMVVAMLALFLGIGYAFRVADTEGMWVAGRSIGNVENGMAIGANWMSAASYLGMAALIALSGFYGLAFVVGWSTGYFILLIFLAAQMRRFGKYTAPDFVGDRFNSDMARAIAAVTTFLIGFVYAIGQARGMGLVGLYIFGDIGLPGLSGYQSMVVAMMAITVGYLTLSGMLGATKNMAVQYVILIVAFLAGLYAVGFTQGYSTVLPQIEYGQMIGQLSSEFSEPFVNESYYLWIATAFSLVVGTCGLPHVLVRFYTVENERTARWSTVWGLFFICLLYLSAPAFAAFGTDLYSENIGPVYGDPGMTSAAGDVIVVLATQLANFPQWFVGLVAAGGIAAAIATVAGLFIAGSSAISHDIYANIINEDASQRQQVLVGRLSIVALGVITTLAALDPAAPIAALVSYAFSLAGAVLFPMFFLGLWWENTNRQGALAGMTTGLVIWLIPMINEVLPTYIGNGEPYSATLAATVPAIGSALVAVPIVFAVTIGVSLVTDEPDMATKRLVRQCHSPEPMSRMQSAEEVAATDGGEPVSDD; encoded by the coding sequence ATGATCTCAGCTCTCGTGCTTCAGAGCGGCCTGCTCCCGGAGGGGCTGAACGTCTCGTTCAAACTCGCCCCGGCGATCATGGTCGTGGCGATGCTGGCGCTGTTCTTGGGTATCGGCTACGCGTTCCGCGTCGCCGACACCGAGGGGATGTGGGTCGCCGGCCGCTCCATCGGTAACGTCGAAAACGGGATGGCTATCGGCGCGAACTGGATGTCGGCGGCGTCGTACCTCGGGATGGCGGCGCTCATCGCGCTGTCGGGCTTCTACGGCCTCGCGTTCGTCGTCGGCTGGTCGACCGGCTACTTCATCCTGCTCATCTTCCTGGCCGCGCAGATGCGGCGGTTCGGGAAGTACACCGCACCGGACTTCGTCGGTGACCGATTCAACTCCGACATGGCCCGGGCCATCGCGGCGGTGACGACGTTTCTCATCGGCTTCGTCTACGCCATCGGCCAGGCTCGCGGGATGGGGCTCGTCGGCCTGTACATCTTCGGCGACATCGGCCTCCCCGGGCTGAGCGGCTACCAGTCGATGGTCGTCGCCATGATGGCCATCACCGTCGGCTACCTGACGCTCTCGGGGATGCTCGGCGCGACGAAGAACATGGCCGTCCAGTACGTCATCCTCATCGTCGCGTTCCTCGCGGGGCTGTACGCGGTCGGCTTCACGCAGGGGTACTCGACGGTCCTGCCGCAGATCGAGTACGGCCAGATGATCGGCCAACTCAGCTCCGAGTTCAGCGAACCGTTCGTCAACGAGAGCTACTACCTCTGGATCGCGACGGCGTTCTCGCTGGTCGTCGGGACCTGTGGGCTACCGCACGTCCTCGTCCGCTTCTACACGGTCGAAAACGAGCGGACCGCCCGCTGGTCGACGGTGTGGGGGCTCTTCTTCATCTGCCTGCTCTACCTCTCGGCACCGGCGTTCGCGGCGTTCGGCACCGACCTCTACTCGGAGAACATCGGTCCGGTGTACGGTGACCCCGGCATGACGAGCGCGGCCGGTGACGTCATCGTCGTGCTGGCGACCCAGTTGGCGAACTTCCCGCAGTGGTTCGTCGGCCTCGTCGCCGCAGGCGGTATCGCGGCGGCCATCGCGACGGTCGCCGGCCTGTTCATCGCCGGGTCGTCCGCGATTTCGCACGACATCTACGCGAACATCATCAACGAGGACGCCAGCCAGCGCCAGCAGGTGCTGGTCGGTCGGCTGAGCATCGTCGCGCTCGGCGTCATCACGACGCTCGCGGCGCTCGACCCCGCGGCACCCATCGCCGCGCTGGTCTCGTACGCGTTCTCGCTGGCGGGTGCGGTGCTGTTCCCGATGTTCTTCCTCGGGCTCTGGTGGGAGAACACGAACCGGCAGGGCGCGCTCGCCGGCATGACGACCGGCCTCGTCATCTGGCTGATTCCGATGATAAACGAGGTGCTGCCGACGTACATCGGCAACGGCGAGCCGTACTCGGCGACGCTGGCGGCGACGGTGCCCGCAATCGGGTCGGCGCTCGTCGCCGTCCCCATCGTCTTCGCCGTCACCATCGGCGTCTCGCTCGTGACGGACGAGCCGGACATGGCGACCAAGCGGCTGGTCCGGCAGTGTCACAGCCCCGAACCGATGTCGCGGATGCAGTCAGCCGAGGAAGTCGCCGCGACCGACGGCGGTGAACCCGTCTCCGACGACTGA
- a CDS encoding DUF4212 domain-containing protein, protein MVEKNTQDSPVETDGGALTQAAQSHRETNYLDREVNLLRPSTPFMREHLRVVWTGFVAWAIIVFGPVTLTYLAPGLMTTEMPVLGFPLHYFLVAIGAPSGALILSFWYARKRDALDRKYGIDHSVVETEDSETTVAADGGTSE, encoded by the coding sequence ATGGTAGAGAAGAACACACAGGACTCACCCGTCGAGACAGACGGTGGCGCGCTCACGCAAGCGGCACAGAGCCACCGAGAGACGAACTATCTCGACCGGGAGGTGAACCTCCTGCGTCCGAGTACGCCGTTCATGCGCGAGCACCTGCGCGTGGTCTGGACCGGCTTCGTGGCCTGGGCCATCATCGTCTTCGGGCCGGTGACGCTGACGTACCTCGCGCCCGGTCTCATGACGACCGAGATGCCGGTGCTCGGTTTCCCGCTGCACTACTTCCTCGTCGCTATCGGCGCGCCGAGCGGAGCATTGATTCTGTCGTTCTGGTACGCGCGAAAGCGTGACGCACTCGACCGGAAGTACGGTATCGACCACTCGGTCGTCGAAACCGAAGACAGCGAAACCACCGTGGCAGCAGACGGAGGGACGAGCGAATGA
- the acs gene encoding acetate--CoA ligase, giving the protein MTEDNVELEARLAEQEEFEPPESFVEQANVSDPGIYEEFEENWPQCWEGAADLVEWYEDYDQVLDDSNEPFYKWFTNGKLNASYNCVDRHVEDGRGDDVAFEWVGEPTDEENRTYTYEELQKEVNEFAAALRDQGVGEDDVVTIYMPMIPEAPIAMLACARIGAPHSVVFAGFSADALATRMNAADSEYLVTCDGYYRRGDPLDHLDKANEGLSGVDHDTTTVVVERLRDGDGFDHDLDENQHSYADLVSEQEGEEVDPVERDAEDMLFLMYTSGTTGQPKGVKHTTGGYLAWAAWTSQAVLDIKPEDTYFCSADIGWITGHSYIVYGPLTLGTTSMMYEGTPDYPERDRLWEIIEEYECDQLYTAPTAIRAFMKWGKQFPEKHDLSSLRLLGTVGEPINPRAWKWYYKHIGGEECPVVDTWWQTETGGMMVTTLPGVNKMKPGSAGPALPGVDVRIVDAEGDEIDAGNAGYLTVQKPWPGMLRTLYNNDERFISEYWEAYSDPDSDHWVYFPEDGAKIDEDGYITVLGRVDDVINVSGHRLGTMEIESAIVGVEGVAEAAVVGGSHDVKGEAVYAYVITEDGYEENDELRSRIVEGVEDAIGPIARPEQVVFTPELPKTRSGKIMRRLLENIANGDELGDTSTLRNPEIVDDIEAKVSDD; this is encoded by the coding sequence ATGACAGAAGACAATGTAGAACTCGAAGCGCGTCTCGCAGAGCAGGAGGAGTTCGAGCCGCCGGAGTCATTCGTCGAGCAGGCGAACGTCTCCGACCCGGGAATCTACGAGGAGTTCGAGGAGAACTGGCCGCAGTGTTGGGAGGGCGCGGCCGATCTCGTCGAGTGGTACGAAGATTACGACCAGGTGCTCGACGACTCGAACGAGCCGTTCTACAAGTGGTTCACGAACGGGAAGTTGAACGCCTCCTACAACTGCGTGGACCGCCACGTCGAGGACGGCCGCGGCGACGACGTCGCTTTCGAGTGGGTCGGCGAACCGACCGACGAGGAGAATCGAACCTACACGTACGAGGAACTCCAGAAGGAAGTAAACGAGTTCGCGGCGGCGCTGCGCGACCAGGGCGTCGGCGAGGACGACGTCGTGACCATCTACATGCCGATGATTCCGGAGGCACCCATCGCGATGCTGGCGTGTGCGCGCATCGGCGCGCCGCACTCGGTCGTCTTCGCCGGGTTCTCAGCGGACGCGCTGGCGACGCGGATGAACGCCGCCGACTCCGAGTATCTCGTCACCTGCGACGGCTACTACCGCCGCGGCGACCCCCTCGACCACCTCGACAAGGCCAACGAGGGCCTGTCGGGCGTCGACCACGACACGACAACGGTCGTCGTCGAACGCCTCCGCGACGGCGACGGCTTCGACCACGACCTCGACGAGAACCAGCACAGTTACGCCGACCTCGTGAGCGAACAGGAGGGCGAGGAGGTCGACCCCGTCGAGCGCGACGCCGAGGACATGCTCTTTTTGATGTACACCTCCGGCACCACGGGGCAGCCGAAGGGCGTCAAGCACACCACCGGCGGCTACCTCGCGTGGGCCGCGTGGACTTCACAGGCGGTGCTCGACATCAAACCCGAGGACACGTACTTCTGTTCGGCCGACATTGGCTGGATCACGGGTCACTCCTACATCGTCTACGGCCCGCTCACGCTCGGCACCACCTCGATGATGTACGAGGGGACGCCCGACTACCCCGAGCGCGACCGCCTCTGGGAGATCATCGAGGAGTACGAGTGCGACCAGCTGTACACCGCGCCGACCGCGATTCGCGCGTTCATGAAGTGGGGCAAGCAGTTCCCCGAGAAACACGACCTCTCCTCGCTCCGACTGCTGGGAACGGTGGGCGAACCCATCAACCCGCGCGCGTGGAAGTGGTACTACAAACACATCGGGGGCGAGGAGTGCCCCGTCGTCGACACGTGGTGGCAGACCGAGACGGGCGGGATGATGGTGACGACGCTGCCCGGCGTCAACAAGATGAAACCCGGGTCGGCGGGGCCGGCGCTTCCGGGCGTCGACGTGCGCATCGTCGACGCCGAGGGCGACGAGATAGACGCCGGGAACGCGGGCTATCTCACGGTGCAGAAGCCGTGGCCGGGGATGCTCCGGACGCTGTACAACAACGACGAGCGGTTCATCAGCGAGTACTGGGAGGCGTACTCGGACCCCGACTCCGACCACTGGGTGTACTTCCCCGAGGACGGTGCGAAGATCGACGAGGACGGTTACATCACCGTGCTCGGTCGCGTCGACGACGTCATCAACGTCTCCGGCCATCGGTTGGGGACGATGGAGATCGAGTCGGCCATCGTCGGCGTCGAGGGCGTCGCCGAAGCCGCCGTCGTCGGCGGGAGCCACGACGTGAAAGGCGAGGCCGTCTACGCCTACGTCATCACCGAGGACGGCTACGAGGAGAACGACGAACTCAGGAGTCGCATCGTCGAAGGCGTCGAGGACGCCATCGGTCCCATTGCGCGGCCCGAACAGGTCGTCTTTACGCCGGAACTACCGAAGACGCGCTCGGGCAAGATTATGCGCCGACTGCTGGAGAACATCGCCAACGGCGACGAACTCGGCGACACGTCGACGCTGCGCAACCCCGAAATCGTCGACGACATCGAGGCGAAAGTCAGCGACGACTGA
- a CDS encoding acyl-CoA mutase large subunit family protein has protein sequence MYDDDDLAEIREAHEEWAEETRDPVVERFGERKDRFATVSNLEIDDIYTPEDVADLDYAEDLGFPGEKPYTRGVYPTMYRGRTWTMRQFAGFGTAEETNERFHYLIENGQTGLSTAFDMPSLMGKDSDDPLSDGEVGKEGVAVDTLRDMEVLFDGIDIGEVTTSFTINPSAPVVYAMYVALADERGVPRDQIGGTFQNDMLKEFIAQKEWVIPPEPSLDLVTDTVEFAAEETPRIRPISISGYHIREAGSTAVQELAFTLADGFAYVEAATERGLDVDEFAPQLSFFFNSHNSIFEEVAKFRAARRIYARVMEEWYDAEDENSKQLKFHTQTAGQSLTAQQPLNNIVRVTIQALAGVMGGTQSLHTNSFDEALALPSEEAVRVALRTQQIIAEESGAADSIDPLAGSFMVESLTDEVEAKAMAYIEEIREMGEGSVRDGVLCGIDEGYFHREIQDASYEYQSRVEEEEEVVVGVNKYEMDEDTTLELLHVSDEVQERQLSRLEEVKAERDDDAVEKALESLERAIEGGENVMPVLVDAVKAYVTMGEIMQVFESNYGSYQEKVGLA, from the coding sequence ATGTACGACGACGACGACCTCGCCGAGATACGGGAGGCCCACGAGGAGTGGGCCGAGGAGACGCGCGACCCCGTGGTCGAGCGCTTCGGCGAGCGCAAAGACCGGTTCGCGACCGTCTCGAACCTCGAAATCGACGACATCTACACCCCCGAGGACGTCGCGGACCTCGACTACGCCGAGGACCTGGGCTTCCCCGGCGAGAAGCCCTACACTCGGGGCGTCTACCCGACGATGTACCGCGGGCGGACGTGGACGATGCGGCAGTTCGCCGGCTTCGGCACCGCCGAGGAGACGAACGAGCGCTTCCACTACCTCATCGAGAACGGTCAGACCGGCCTGTCGACGGCGTTCGACATGCCGTCGCTGATGGGCAAGGATTCGGACGACCCGCTGTCGGACGGCGAAGTCGGCAAGGAGGGCGTCGCCGTCGACACGTTGCGCGACATGGAGGTGCTGTTCGACGGCATCGACATCGGCGAGGTGACTACCTCGTTCACGATCAATCCCTCCGCGCCCGTCGTCTACGCGATGTACGTCGCGCTCGCGGACGAACGCGGCGTCCCCCGCGACCAGATAGGCGGAACGTTCCAGAACGACATGCTCAAGGAGTTCATCGCGCAGAAGGAGTGGGTCATCCCGCCGGAACCCTCGTTGGACCTCGTCACCGACACCGTCGAGTTCGCCGCCGAGGAGACGCCGCGCATCCGGCCCATCTCCATCTCGGGGTACCACATCCGAGAGGCCGGGTCGACGGCCGTGCAGGAACTGGCGTTCACGCTCGCCGACGGCTTCGCCTACGTCGAAGCGGCGACCGAGCGCGGCCTCGACGTCGACGAGTTCGCCCCGCAACTCTCCTTTTTCTTCAACTCGCACAACTCCATCTTCGAGGAAGTCGCGAAGTTCCGCGCCGCCCGACGTATCTACGCCCGCGTGATGGAGGAGTGGTACGACGCCGAAGACGAGAACTCGAAGCAACTGAAGTTCCACACGCAGACGGCAGGACAGTCGCTCACCGCTCAGCAACCGCTGAACAACATCGTCCGCGTGACGATTCAGGCGCTGGCGGGCGTGATGGGCGGCACGCAGAGCCTCCACACCAACAGTTTCGACGAGGCGTTGGCGCTGCCCTCCGAGGAAGCGGTTCGGGTCGCGCTCCGAACCCAGCAGATCATCGCCGAGGAGTCGGGCGCTGCCGACAGCATCGACCCCCTCGCCGGGAGTTTCATGGTCGAGTCGCTCACCGACGAAGTCGAGGCGAAGGCGATGGCGTACATCGAGGAGATTCGGGAGATGGGCGAGGGTTCCGTCCGCGACGGCGTGCTCTGCGGCATCGACGAGGGCTACTTCCACCGCGAGATTCAGGACGCCTCCTACGAGTACCAGTCGCGCGTCGAGGAGGAGGAGGAGGTCGTCGTCGGCGTCAACAAGTACGAGATGGACGAGGACACGACGCTCGAACTGCTGCACGTCTCCGACGAGGTACAGGAGCGACAGCTCAGCCGGCTGGAGGAGGTGAAAGCCGAACGCGACGACGACGCCGTCGAGAAAGCGTTGGAGAGCCTCGAACGCGCCATCGAGGGGGGTGAAAACGTCATGCCCGTCCTCGTCGACGCGGTGAAGGCGTACGTGACGATGGGCGAAATCATGCAGGTGTTCGAGTCGAACTACGGTAGCTATCAGGAGAAAGTCGGTCTCGCCTGA
- a CDS encoding DUF7344 domain-containing protein has translation MSSQEVTADAGIQETKQTKKLLDALASPRRRHLIHALSDQPGPVTVEELAEEIHRRESEAGETTHPQQIAVSLHHLHLPKLATRKLLEYDTARKEVTPTCETDDASYALTSAGFHD, from the coding sequence ATGAGTTCGCAAGAAGTGACGGCCGACGCCGGTATCCAAGAGACGAAACAGACGAAAAAGTTGCTCGACGCGCTGGCGAGTCCGCGCCGCCGTCATCTCATCCACGCGCTCTCGGACCAACCGGGCCCGGTCACGGTCGAGGAACTGGCCGAGGAGATTCACCGCCGCGAGTCCGAGGCGGGCGAGACGACCCATCCCCAGCAGATAGCCGTCTCGCTGCACCACCTCCACCTGCCGAAACTCGCGACGCGGAAGCTTCTCGAATACGACACCGCGCGCAAAGAGGTGACGCCGACCTGCGAGACCGACGACGCGAGTTACGCGCTCACCTCCGCCGGCTTCCACGACTGA
- a CDS encoding bacterio-opsin activator domain-containing protein produces MRDRLLVEQASSDALPADEARILLAMSHDENRSLLAEVLGTDHRVVEREPADVSPGEIDLCVLDPQTLSRHVDAFETLKSDAEPLHLPFLLVVPEQNLSNGDVWRQIGAQFPPGVDDLIRTPVSKAELHGRIQSLLRARKQSISLGEQRERLDRLNRVNSVIREVNAALVGAKSRDEAEERVCTRLSEAGPYCYVRICKPRATRETLTVSTTVGETLDPPQPRAATNGDLTHGTAAWRAYRERATIATGFGQDELAMLDDGDSDWGAWAERGGVRAFACVPIRYRDTVYGVLEVYTTEDDAFDEEEQSVLDELGKTIGHTVNAVESKRLLLTKGATEVELRLADDGPLFEMVAETEVELRLEGVTGTDPSVEFFTVTDGDAEAFLERAADSESVARHRFVRETDAGALVQLVFDGESVTETLTDLGVTVDALVVDDSGASVVALLPQDGDVGACMRGLRKAYDSAELQSRRQVERRPLTEGDFVSSVESDLTARQRNVLQAAYLAGYFDQPRESSGKDVATSLDISPATFHQHIRTGERKLVSKLFGAVTFNGT; encoded by the coding sequence ATGAGAGACCGACTTCTCGTCGAGCAGGCGTCGAGCGACGCGCTTCCCGCCGACGAAGCGCGAATCTTGCTCGCGATGAGTCACGACGAGAACCGGTCACTACTCGCGGAGGTCCTCGGCACCGACCACCGCGTCGTCGAGCGGGAACCGGCGGACGTCTCGCCGGGCGAAATCGACCTCTGCGTACTCGACCCGCAGACGCTTTCGAGACACGTCGACGCGTTCGAGACGCTCAAGAGCGACGCCGAACCGCTCCACCTCCCGTTCCTGCTCGTCGTCCCCGAACAGAACCTGAGCAACGGGGACGTGTGGCGGCAGATCGGCGCCCAGTTCCCACCCGGCGTCGACGACCTGATCCGGACGCCGGTGTCGAAAGCCGAACTGCACGGCCGTATCCAGTCGCTCCTTCGCGCGCGCAAGCAGTCTATCTCGCTCGGCGAACAGCGCGAACGCCTCGACCGACTCAACCGCGTCAACTCGGTTATCCGGGAGGTAAACGCGGCGCTGGTCGGCGCGAAGAGTCGCGACGAAGCCGAGGAGCGCGTCTGCACGCGGCTCTCGGAGGCGGGGCCGTACTGCTACGTCCGCATCTGCAAGCCGCGGGCGACACGCGAGACGCTCACGGTCAGTACGACGGTCGGCGAGACGCTCGACCCACCGCAACCGCGGGCGGCGACCAACGGCGACCTGACGCACGGAACCGCCGCGTGGCGGGCGTACCGCGAGCGAGCGACGATAGCCACCGGGTTCGGCCAAGACGAACTCGCGATGCTCGACGACGGGGACTCCGACTGGGGCGCGTGGGCCGAACGCGGGGGTGTCCGGGCGTTCGCGTGCGTCCCGATTCGGTACCGAGACACGGTGTACGGCGTCCTGGAGGTGTACACGACCGAAGACGACGCCTTCGACGAGGAGGAGCAGTCGGTGCTCGACGAACTCGGAAAGACCATCGGACACACGGTCAACGCCGTCGAGAGCAAGCGCCTGCTGTTAACGAAGGGAGCGACGGAGGTCGAACTCCGCCTCGCGGACGACGGCCCGCTGTTCGAGATGGTCGCCGAGACCGAGGTCGAACTCAGACTGGAGGGCGTCACCGGGACCGACCCCTCCGTCGAGTTCTTCACCGTCACCGACGGCGACGCCGAAGCGTTTCTCGAACGGGCGGCCGACTCCGAGTCGGTGGCCCGGCACCGGTTCGTCCGCGAGACAGACGCCGGCGCGCTCGTACAGTTGGTGTTCGACGGGGAGTCGGTCACCGAGACGCTGACCGACCTCGGTGTCACCGTCGACGCGCTCGTCGTCGACGACAGCGGAGCCTCCGTCGTCGCGCTGCTCCCGCAGGATGGCGACGTGGGCGCGTGTATGCGCGGGCTCAGGAAAGCGTACGACAGCGCCGAACTGCAGTCGCGCAGACAGGTCGAGCGCCGACCGCTGACCGAGGGAGACTTCGTCTCCTCCGTCGAGTCCGACCTGACGGCGCGGCAGCGCAACGTGTTGCAGGCGGCGTATCTCGCCGGCTACTTCGACCAACCCCGCGAGAGTTCGGGGAAAGACGTGGCGACGTCGCTGGATATCTCGCCCGCGACGTTCCACCAGCACATCCGAACGGGCGAGCGAAAACTCGTCTCGAAACTCTTCGGCGCGGTGACATTCAACGGTACCTGA